In Deinococcus psychrotolerans, a genomic segment contains:
- a CDS encoding magnesium transporter CorA family protein, translating to MLTYYRSVGGKLTILDTYTDGCWIDAQAPSAEELARVARETGLDLDYLSYPLDPDERARFEREDNQLLIIMQTSYRLGEDSDIPYDTVPLGILHNDHCVVTVCSMANPVVKDVINGMVRQVSTGKRNRLTLQLFLRSAQRFLIDVRHINKQVDRTEDKLENSTRNQELLELLKLEKSLVYFMTGLRANEAMMERVKRDRIFELYEEDRDLLDDVLIENLQAIEMVGIASNILTSMAGAFASIISNNVNQVVKFLTISTILIAIPTLITGIFGMNVPLPYQDKAWMTLAIFIFMGLTLTLVVWLMKRWDVF from the coding sequence ATGCTGACCTATTACCGCAGTGTGGGCGGTAAGCTCACCATTTTGGACACCTACACCGACGGCTGCTGGATAGATGCGCAGGCTCCCAGCGCCGAAGAACTTGCCCGTGTGGCGCGTGAGACGGGCCTTGACCTCGATTACCTGAGCTACCCGCTCGATCCTGACGAACGCGCCCGCTTCGAGCGCGAAGACAATCAACTGCTGATCATCATGCAGACCAGTTACCGCCTCGGCGAGGACTCGGACATTCCTTACGACACCGTGCCGCTGGGCATCTTGCACAACGATCACTGCGTGGTGACCGTCTGTTCAATGGCCAATCCGGTGGTCAAGGACGTGATCAATGGAATGGTCAGGCAAGTCAGCACGGGCAAGCGCAACCGTCTCACTTTGCAGCTTTTCTTGCGGAGTGCCCAGCGCTTTTTGATCGACGTGCGGCATATCAATAAACAAGTCGACCGCACTGAAGACAAACTCGAAAACTCCACCCGCAACCAAGAACTCTTGGAACTTCTCAAGCTGGAAAAGAGCTTGGTGTATTTCATGACGGGTCTGCGGGCCAACGAAGCCATGATGGAGCGGGTCAAACGTGACCGCATCTTTGAACTCTACGAAGAAGACCGCGACCTCCTCGACGACGTGCTGATTGAAAATTTGCAGGCTATTGAAATGGTCGGCATTGCCAGTAACATCCTGACCAGCATGGCGGGCGCGTTTGCCAGCATCATCAGCAACAACGTCAACCAAGTGGTGAAGTTCTTGACCATCAGCACCATTTTGATTGCCATTCCGACGCTCATCACCGGCATTTTCGGCATGAACGTGCCGCTGCCTTACCAGGACAAAGCTTGGATGACGCTGGCGATTTTCATCTTTATGGGCCTGACATTGACTCTGGTGGTGTGGTTAATGAAGCGCTGGGACGTGTTTTAG
- the rpoZ gene encoding DNA-directed RNA polymerase subunit omega yields the protein MAEQDIDKLLSLTDSKYRLSVVTAKRAIQLKAGAPSVLPPDVKARTHNLVTQAMRELATGKLTVGEQLIDESRFQQDYQRQRQAQLQAQLNAERERERD from the coding sequence ATGGCCGAACAAGATATTGACAAGCTCCTTAGCCTGACCGACAGCAAGTACCGCTTATCGGTGGTGACGGCCAAACGCGCCATTCAGCTCAAAGCCGGTGCGCCCAGCGTGTTGCCGCCGGATGTGAAGGCCAGAACCCACAACCTCGTGACGCAGGCCATGCGCGAACTGGCCACCGGCAAGCTGACAGTGGGCGAGCAACTGATCGACGAAAGCCGCTTCCAGCAAGATTACCAGCGCCAGCGCCAGGCCCAGTTGCAGGCCCAGCTCAACGCTGAGCGCGAACGCGAACGCGACTGA
- the coaBC gene encoding bifunctional phosphopantothenoylcysteine decarboxylase/phosphopantothenate--cysteine ligase CoaBC — translation MSTSDFSPRALVIVAGSMAAVKAPSVLRRLREAGFEVDVIATRAALEFVTPLSLTAAAGREIATDATWFEARPDAQHLTLARADISVIVGASADLLARAAHGLASDLASATLLSVRGKVLWVPAMNEKMWTHPAVAANAQTLKNWGHHFLGPQHGAFGTLGEGAGVGRMAEPEEIAAAALELLKASGPAHTPDLKGLSLVVSAGPTREYLDPVRFISNPSSGKMGYAVALEAQARGAAVTLVSGPVNLPDPAGITLVKVESALEMHAAVLEAAQDAEIVVMTAAVADYRAATPKTEKEAKTAGEVSIHLTPNPDILAALGREKGGRVLVGFAMETHAGVERAALKAQRKNADFILLNYPTQQGTSFGGDDNQVTLVRPNGSFEEWPRLSKREVATRLLDEALQVYMQHSTA, via the coding sequence GTGAGTACATCTGATTTTTCACCCCGCGCCCTCGTTATCGTGGCGGGCAGCATGGCGGCCGTCAAAGCGCCGAGTGTGCTGCGGCGGCTGCGGGAAGCTGGCTTCGAGGTGGACGTGATCGCCACCCGCGCCGCGCTTGAGTTTGTCACGCCGCTGAGCCTTACGGCGGCAGCAGGGCGCGAGATCGCCACCGACGCGACTTGGTTTGAAGCCAGACCCGACGCTCAACACCTGACCCTCGCCCGCGCAGACATCAGCGTGATCGTGGGAGCCAGCGCCGACCTGCTGGCCCGCGCCGCGCATGGCCTGGCCTCCGATCTGGCCAGCGCCACCCTGCTGAGCGTGCGCGGCAAGGTGCTGTGGGTTCCGGCGATGAACGAAAAAATGTGGACACACCCCGCCGTAGCGGCCAACGCCCAGACCTTGAAAAATTGGGGCCACCACTTTTTGGGCCCGCAGCACGGCGCATTCGGCACGCTGGGCGAGGGCGCGGGTGTAGGCCGGATGGCCGAGCCGGAAGAAATCGCGGCGGCGGCGCTGGAACTGCTCAAGGCTTCCGGCCCTGCCCATACTCCAGACCTCAAAGGGCTGAGCTTGGTCGTTTCGGCTGGCCCTACCCGCGAATACCTCGATCCAGTGCGCTTTATTTCCAATCCCAGCAGCGGCAAAATGGGGTACGCAGTGGCCCTAGAAGCCCAAGCACGCGGGGCAGCCGTAACTTTGGTGAGCGGGCCAGTGAATTTGCCCGACCCGGCGGGCATCACACTGGTCAAGGTGGAAAGCGCCCTAGAGATGCACGCTGCGGTGCTGGAGGCCGCTCAAGACGCCGAGATCGTGGTGATGACGGCGGCCGTGGCCGATTACCGCGCCGCCACCCCAAAGACTGAGAAGGAAGCCAAAACGGCGGGTGAGGTCAGTATCCACCTGACGCCCAACCCCGACATTCTGGCTGCGCTGGGCCGCGAGAAAGGCGGACGGGTGCTCGTCGGCTTTGCAATGGAGACGCACGCAGGTGTGGAGCGGGCGGCCCTCAAAGCGCAGCGCAAAAACGCCGACTTTATTTTGCTCAACTACCCTACCCAGCAGGGCACCTCGTTTGGCGGCGACGACAACCAAGTCACCTTGGTGCGCCCGAACGGCAGCTTTGAAGAGTGGCCGCGCCTGAGCAAACGCGAGGTGGCCACCCGATTGCTGGACGAAGCTTTGCAAGTGTATATGCAGCATTCTACTGCATAA
- the argR gene encoding arginine repressor yields the protein MLSKDQRQKRIQEIIARENVSTQGELVERLLSEGVQVTQATVSRDINELRLVRVPMGKGRHRYSLAQVRGNENLEGELARLFQNMVHDVDRGENMLVIRTAEGHASGIALLLDKLSRDDIVGTIAGEDTIFVVARSIEEGETLLEEFHDLMLG from the coding sequence ATGCTCAGCAAGGATCAGCGCCAAAAGCGTATTCAAGAAATTATTGCCCGCGAAAATGTCTCTACCCAGGGCGAGTTGGTAGAACGCTTACTCTCAGAGGGCGTTCAGGTGACGCAGGCCACCGTCAGCCGCGATATTAACGAGCTGCGCTTGGTGCGGGTGCCGATGGGCAAAGGGCGGCACCGCTACTCGCTGGCGCAGGTGCGCGGCAACGAGAACTTGGAAGGCGAACTCGCCCGCCTGTTTCAAAACATGGTGCATGACGTTGACCGGGGCGAGAACATGCTGGTGATCCGCACCGCCGAGGGCCACGCTTCGGGCATTGCCCTGCTGCTCGACAAGCTCAGCCGCGACGACATTGTGGGCACCATCGCCGGAGAAGACACCATCTTCGTGGTGGCCCGCAGCATTGAGGAAGGCGAGACGCTCCTCGAAGAATTTCACGACTTGATGCTGGGATGA